From the Sylvia atricapilla isolate bSylAtr1 chromosome 24, bSylAtr1.pri, whole genome shotgun sequence genome, the window ATTATCCCGGACAGCTGCTtgctggggagcaggaaggTTTCCTGCCGAGCCAAGTTCCCCCCCTCCGTTTGTTTCTGCCTCATTTAAAAGGACAACAGCAAGTGAAGATTAGTCGTGGAAAAGCTCTCTAGGAACGGAGGTGCTTTTGGCAGCCTTAAATCACCTCCCAGCCTGTTATTTTTGTGTGTCGCTCTGCCTCATGGCACAttgcacagaaaagagaaacagtttTCCTGAACCCACGAGCAGAAGTGGcgagggagaaagagaaaggactGATAAATAGAAGGACAATTTCAATCCCACCGTTTTCTGCgttgcagggagcaggagagaggttTTCAATGGAGATTTTTGTCACCTGTCACCTTGAATGTGCACAGACATCAGCACTGGTGTCCTTAGGGCAGCTGAGGACGTGGCCTCAAAGTGGCTCCAATTAATAATTCAAATAATCCTGAATTATTTGGGATTTTAGGATGCTCCTGGGTGGTGCCCCTGAGCTGGGTTTCAGGGGGACACTCAGCTTTGCTCCTGGGTTGGGGGTTCTGGGGGTTTGGAGCAGGGGGTGGCTCGGCTGGGGAGGACCCCAGactctccctcctctgctcccccccagagcagaggctttTGCTCATCTGGTGCCAGATTAACTGAGTTAAAAGCAAACACCAAGAAGAAAGCTTTCCAAGAGCCACGCCGTGTCCCTGAGGGAGCCCCACTCCTGCTTTGGGACCTGCCCCACTCCAGGAGAGAGTGTCTGTCTCCCCTCGGAGAGAGGCACTGCAGGAAGGAGCCTGGAGGGGCCCTGGGGGAAGCTgtgagcccagagctgtggggttgGGGCTGGGatttccagggaagggctgaCTCTTGCAGGTTCACCAGCGAGCTCAGGAATGCGTGAGGGCACTGAGGCTCTTCCAGGACATCGCCGGTGGCAGATCTGTCCCCAACAtccttccccagggctgggatctCTCCGTGCTGAAGGTACCTGCCTCTGcctgggggctctgggtgcCCCTTGGTGGCAGGATCAGTCCTGGCTGCCCCAGACTTTTCCTCCTGGGATGAGAAGGctcaggcagagcccagcctgccAGCCCTGGTACCCAGAGCCCATCCCATGGCAGTGGGCACGGCATTTCCCTTCCAGGGAGACTCTGCCGATCTTCCCTTggctttttcttccctaattAGGGACCTCCAGCCCCCGTGAGGTTTGGGCTGACTCCTGAGCCCTCTCCCTTTTGCAGGACAGCCTTGACCTGACCAAAGTGGCCGTCCTGGGCCATTCCTTCGGGGGGGTGACGGCGGTGCTGGCCTTGGTGAAGGAGCCCAGCTTCAGGTGAGGCgtggcagggacaaggagctGCCTTGGGGACACGGGCTCATCCTGGTGGCAAGGGGAGCTCTGGGGGgtgcctgtcctgctccaggtgTGCCGTGGCTCTGGATGCCTGGATGTTCCCCCTGGAGAACCTGCTGTACCCCGAGGTGGCCAAACCCGTGCTCTTCATCAACACTGAGAAGTTCCAGACTCCGGAGAGCGTGGCCAAAATGAAGAGGCTGAGCTCCAGGAACAGCCAGACCAGGATTGTGACCGTGCTGTGAGCCGGGGGCTGGCACCCACCCGCTGCAGGGAGCACCTctgggtgtcccagcaggaaaacCTCCAGGTTCTGCTGCTCATCCCACCGACTCACAtccctcccctctgcagggGCACCGTGCACGAGGACCAGAGCGACTTTGCCTTCCTCCCCGAGAGGCTCTTCAGCCTCATCTTCGGCAGGAGGGGCACCCTGAGCCCCCACAAGGCCCTGGCCATCACCAGCCGGGCAGCTCTGGCCTTCCTGCACAGGCACCTCGGTACGGCCCAGCCCGGGGGAGCAGCCGGGGGGGCACCAGAGCCCCCTGCtttggggggctgtggggcaggctCTGCCCCACTGAGGGGTCCCCTGGGTGGCCCCTGTCACCTGGAGGGGTGATGAGGTCACCCCGTcactgtgcagagctgcaggaggactttgggcagtgggagcagctcctggaaggtGTCGGGGACTCGGTGGTTCCGGACTCGCCCTTCACCCGCTCGCACCTGTAGGTGCCCCGAGGGCGCTGCGGGGACTCCGGAGTGACTCCgtcctgcagggagggcagcaggacGCGGGGACAGCGCTGGCGGTGAGCGAGGTGCTCGGGGAATGTGCCAGGAGCGCCCTCCCTGCTCGTGTGCCTGCGCTGAGGCAATAAAATCCCCGGGGATAAAGGCTGAGTTGGCTGTCACCGAGAAATGAAACCACCGAGGGGCTTGGCTTGGCTTGGAAGGGCTTTTAAAGACCGTCCCCAGCTCCGCTGTGGGTGGTTCAGCCACAGCTAAAAGAGCTGCAGCATCAGGGCTCCAAGcacaagggaaaggaaaatccCGTCATTGTCCTGGAAAGCCGTGCAGACGGCTGACTCCACGCCCAAACTCCgcagggggaaggaaggaggatgGTTTTCTGCAAGGCTGACTGCAGGGAGGAGTCTCTGAGCACCCAGTGGGTGTGGGATGGGGACTGCAGGGGAcatccctgagcacaggggacagccctCGGCACAGGGGACATCCCTGaggacagggacatggacacAGGGGGAGCTGCTCATTCCCTCCCCGGTGCCTGTGGAGCcgggcagcagccagggatcCTTCTCTCCgaccccaaatccctctgctcccgttccagagcagaggagcagccaaggATCCTTCTCTCCgaccccaaatccctctgctcctgttccaGAGCTGCCCACCGCCACACTCCCGCATTGCTTTTGCGCCTCTGAAGGAAACTCCTGGCAGAAAAGGATTCCAGAAAGCCCCGAGGCCGTTTGGGCAGGGCAGacatcctcctccctctctgttttctgtgagcTGCGTGGTGCGGAGCGCTCGCAGGGTGTTCTCCTCATCCGCGGAGCCGCTGGATCTGCTCCAAACTCCAGCCCGAAGCCGTCTCCTGGCCGGGCTCTGGCtgcccatccccatccccatccccatccccatccccatccccatccccatccccatccccatccccatccccgtccccatccccatccccatccccatccccgtccccattcccatccccatccccgtccccatccccatccccatccccgtcCCCGCTGCGGCACGGAGCCGGCGGAGCTCACCGGGAAAGGTGTTTGTTCTCCCCGCAGAGCTCCAGCCCGGCCGCTGGGACGGGGGACAGAATCCGAGagcccaggaaagctgtgggCTGAGCTGAAGGCAGTGTAACAGGAAAGGCAAAAGCTGTGTGTGCAAGAGGGGGAATTCAGGgatccatccccagcccccCGTGCCCAGGCAGGGCTTCAGCCACTGCCCAAAGTGAgctgggaaaacaaacccaTGGCTCCCGGTGCTCCCCCTTCgtcctggctcctgtccccagcgTGGTCTGGGATGTCCCCGGGGTCAGGCGGGGTCACCTGTCCcggctgtgtccc encodes:
- the PAFAH2 gene encoding platelet-activating factor acetylhydrolase 2, cytoplasmic: MGAIVALPPARGPHPVGCTDVLVGHSRQGLFLRLFYPCVARPGAAEPLWIPRAEYCGALADAALRRRCCSALLSIAIGSCKVPVSWNEPLKPRSSGYPLIIFSHGLGAFRTLYSSLCSELASWGFVVAALEHRDHSAATTYFCPAEAGTEEWIPFQRVPQGQKEFYFRNKQVHQRAQECVRALRLFQDIAGGRSVPNILPQGWDLSVLKDSLDLTKVAVLGHSFGGVTAVLALVKEPSFRCAVALDAWMFPLENLLYPEVAKPVLFINTEKFQTPESVAKMKRLSSRNSQTRIVTVLGTVHEDQSDFAFLPERLFSLIFGRRGTLSPHKALAITSRAALAFLHRHLELQEDFGQWEQLLEGVGDSVVPDSPFTRSHL